The sequence GTATCTACCGATGACAAATCCCTTGACAGTGATTATTGTCATAACAATGACCTGGTGATGGGGATCAAACGGTCTTATGTAGCCTCTTTTGATAAAGGGGTCTTTTTTATTGGTAAAGGGGAACGGCTTTAACTATTCAGTTTTAATGAGCACTAGATCCGGTTTGTTTGATCGAGAGCGACTCAAGAAAATTAGAGAAATGTGAGAAATTTCAGAAGCATTAGAAGACAACGAACCACAAGTTAATGACGTTTGAGGAAGTCGATCATTATTGCCATTGCCAAAAAGGTTTAGAACAATGGTCAGCTAAAAAATTTGCCAGAGTTTCAAGATGCATTAGATGTTGGAGTAATAATTAGTGAGTAATTGTTCACAAGCATCAAATATTGATGTGGCTATGAAATGTTTGATTGTCCTTGAGCTGAATAGCAAAAATACAAGACCTCAAAGTTAAAATGCATTTTCTTCTTTTTTGGCTCTGCATCATTCCAACTATTTACCTCATCGCAACTTGACAACTAAAGGTATTGGTTGATCTTTATAGAGAATCAATTTTCTAATGAGAACCACTACAATTGTTGGAGTAGCTGCTGCTGCTATTGGAGTTTTGACTGGTAGTCAACTCCCAAGCGGGGTTGTTTCTGCTCCAATTTCTATAACTACTTTCAAAATCAAAGTTCCATTTGATCAATGGGCTTCAGGCTTCGATAGCAAAGAAGCTGATCAGATGCATAAAGCCAATTCTATTAAGCCCCTATTTAGAGGTGTCAATATCGATGACCCAAGTCAGGTTGTTGTAATTCACCAGTCGAGACCAGGTTCCGTTGAAAAGATCCTTTCAGAAAATAAAAAAATGATGGAAGCAGGTGGCCATATTATGAGAACCACTCAAACAACGAATTGGGTATTCCAGTAGAGGTCTTTTGTTTTGATGAACAATTGAGGCATGATCATTAGTGAGATATCGAACCATTCATAATCGTGATATTGGGATCAGAAGAGTTAGTCCAGCGTAATTTACTTAACTCTTGATAGTCGCCTTTTTTATAAGTATTTGAAGCTACTTCTTTAGAGGGGAAATTCAATAATCGCAGCGAGGTGAGCGCCTTTCCCTTCAATAGTTTTTGTATCGAAGCCTTTAGCAGCAACCTTGCTACCAATGGAAGAACTAACCAAAAGAGTGGAAGAGCTTGAGAAGATAGTCCAGCATTCAGAAGCAACGCTGCGATTCCAAGCCAGAAAAAGCAAATGAGTTCTGTAGTCATACTTGCTTAACAAGAAATTTATCTTTTTTAGACATTTTCAACCCTTCTTCTTTGCTGGCGAAACTTCGGTTTCGAGAGTAAACGAGACGTTTTCATTAGGGTTGAAGCGATCAACTAAAGATTGGAGTTCTTCTTTTAACTGTGCCTCAGAAACAGGTTCGATTGATTCTTGGGCGATGGCTTCTTTCCAAACCTGGTCGATGAGTTTCTCTAGTGCTGATGCTTTTATTCGTGTTATACCAATCTGCTGAATAATGACGGGCTTAGGGACTTTCCCTGGACGAAAGCCCGGAAGTCTTATACTGCTACCCATACGGGCTATAGCAGCTTCATAACTCGACTTACAGCGGTCTGCTGGTACTTCAATATCAACAACTACTTTGTTATCAGCCAATTCATTGATTTTTACTTTCAATGCCTGCTTGCTCATCGACTTTAAGGGCATTGATCCGCTGACCTTTTGTAGACACGAGCGAATCTCTTTTCAACAAGATGTTCTTGGATATTTACGTTATTCATTGATATCTCAACAACAGCCCTGCAATACCTGTCTTTATTAGCAAGCCTAATAGCAACCTCTTCTACAGTTACTAAACCATTGAGGTAACCCCGTGTTGCTTCGGCTGGAACTGGATAAGGCTTTGCAGTCACGTAGTTTTGGCCCAACATCTTTGTTAGTAAGTTCGAGAAATGGTTGGGAGCCTGCTAAGCAAGTTCTCGTATTGCTTTTGCCTCCTCAATTCCCTCATGCTCTTCCGAGAATTTAGCGATCTCTCAGGAGCAGCAAAATAGAAGGGATATAGAAGCAGATCAGAGCCCCACAAAATCAAGCCTGAACGCTGGTTGAATGACTACATCTTGACTGTGCTGGAAAAATTACTTCGACCTATAGCTCAGAGGGAAGGAGTTTCTAGAAGATTGCATTATGGGAATGATGTAATGGTGACCAAACAATCCCTATAGAAAATTAGAGACGTAGTGTCTCGCAATTGAGCCGTTTTGGACTAGATAAAGTCTGAACCTTCGGATGAAACACCTGAATCCCTCGGAAGGACTCTTTATTTCGGAATTCTGTTTTCGACTCGATCTATATAAGCCAATGATTTTTTGACGTATTCCATCCTCTTCTCAGTGGATCGAAGAGTGCGTGTCAGTTCAAACCTTCGAACTTTTCGCCATAGACGCATTATAAAATCAGGGATAGGTTTTTTTAGGGGCATTTAAGAGGGTCGGAATAAATTAAGGAGTCGAAATAAGTAAACTAATAGCGATACCACTAACGACTGGGAAATAAAAAGTTGAGTTTTCTTCCTTTGAAATACTTTATCTGGCAGTTGTCCTAAACCTAATTATTTCATTAAGCATAAAAGAAATCTAAGGCAGCAATTGAAAAATTATAAATTATTAGTGTTTTTGCATGCTTTTAATCTAGATCGGCCTTGCTTTCTTCTACTGCCTTTCTACCTTCTTTAAGCGTTTGTCGAATCCACCAAATTGAGATTGCAATTATAACAAGAGCTAGCAAAGCTATCGAAGTTATTGATGGATTCATAATTCTAGGCTGTTTGCATAATCTCTAAGGATTTCTGACTTCTGGTGTGGTTGAATCTCTTGCTGGTATGTCTTGCACAACCCAAAGAACTTAGCCTGGAAGAGTTCATTGTGGTTTTTGAGATCTACAGTCATAGTTATTAGTTACCTGCTGTTTTCTTTGATTCTTATACCCGGCTATATCCACATTTGCTTTCAAAGATTTTCAAAGGTAGACCAGTTGCCTCCATAGCAGCTTTGCATTTATTCCCTACAGTTCCATATACCTCTACGGTGAAACTATCACCTAGTTTTGCGTGCCCTTTTAAATATTCTCCAACAGGTGGATTAGCGAGGTGTGCAAGGAACGCATTATCATTTTTGTACACCTCTGACCATGTAAAGCAAAGAGGGTTGTCTGGATCCTGGTCAAAAGTGTGATGCAACATTCCTGGTTCAGAAGCTTCTACAGCGGCATCAGTTTTAGTTGCTAGCTCTAAATATTCCTCAACCTTGCCTGGCTTAACTTGAATACGAGCAATAAGGATAAAAGGAGTTGAATTATCAAATGTCGGCATAAACTTATTTCGATTAAATGGAAGTATCTCACATTTCAAATATATTAGCTGTGTCAGAGGACAACTCTTTAGGCTCTGCTGACAAGCAGCATTGTCATGAATTCTGGTTGCAGTTGGTCGATCAGGAAAAGGTAGTAATCAAAGACCTCACTTGCAAAAAAAACATACTCACTTTCTTACTTGCTGATCTCTTTCTCATTTACATCCTTCTTTCAATTTTCTAAATTAACTATTTAATTGTTAGTGTTTTCATCTCAAGCGCTGAGCCATCAGGGGATTTCGTATAGAGAAAATAAGGGGGGCACAGCAGCGGGTGTGTTTCTGAGACGTCAAAGTATGCCCTCGTCAAAAAGAAATGATCAGATTAATTGTCTTGGCTTCCTTCCTTACCTTGATAGTTTCCGCTATAAGACGATTGTTTATCTCTCTGCGACCTAAACAACCGTTGTCGATGTGCAAGCCATGGACGACGACTATGACTGGTTTGAGTTTCTCCTTCATTTCCAATGACAGAAACGAACTTCGAACTTGAACCGAAATGGTTTAAGGGAAGTCGAGACCGAGGCTACAGAGGGACGCTTAACAGCGAACAACATATTCCCGGCTCTTGCGTCTATAAACGATTCAAGACCTTTGGGACTCAGAAAAAAACAACGAGAGTATCGCCGCTTCATTATGGAATCTATCAAATTCTGGCAAAACCTTTCTGACGAGAACAAGTCATTGGTTAAAGGAATTGCTCTTGCAGCATTTGGCCTTTATGTCCTCTTGCAGCTTGCAACTTTATTGTTGCCAATGGCAATTATTGCAGGCATTGGCTATTGGGCTTACAAAGCATTCATCGATAAAAATCCAAAGGTTTTTAAATGACTCTTTTTGCTGTTTCTGGAATGATTACTCCTCTGGAATTAGGAGTAGCAATATTCGCTGGACTTGCTTTTTTAATTACTTTTGTCATCGCTTCCGCTGGCGGTGGATTCCAAGATCTTGTTAAAACCACCTTGGATAATGATGCCGCTGCAAGAAAGAGAAAAGGAGTTGGATAAAAAGACTAGTTATCTGATTCACTGATCAATAATTGACTTTGTGCTGTACTGCTCCAAGCAAGCAATAATGCGATCGTTGGGCAAAAAACTAAATGGAATTTCTACTTGCCATAGGTATTCCTCTTGTTGTTTTAGGACTGGTTTATATCCTTATCAGTGAGAATCAAGGACTTCCTTTGTGGTTGGAAAGGCTGACGGATAGGAGTGGTTCAATTTGGACTTTTGGAATCATATTGATCGCTGTTCTTTCTATCGTTAAATTCGCAAGCAATAATTAGCCACGTGTGTAGTAATGAATTACGTCATAAATCAGATAAAGCACAAAAGCCGCGCCTAGATATAAGCCGAGCCTGGGACCTTTGAATAATGAATTGAAGGAATTTGAGTTTTCTTCTTTTTTCCCTTTTTTCTTTCGCTTGGGCGGTAGTCCTTGCTCTTTTCGTCGTTTGGCTTCTCCCATGAATCTGATTGGTTTTCATGTCTCCATCATGGCCCTTACAGATACGTACTTCAATCAATATCCAATAAGAAAGCCTCCTGCGCAGAAAAGAGGCTTTCTTGTTAAGACTGATTGATCCCCCATCACCCGGCCACGAAAAGTTAGTGGGTGTCAAGATCAAAGGGGGACAGTCGTAACACTAGATATAGATTTGACTTAACCTGTCTTTAACTTCAGACACCAGTTGTAGTAGGACTTGATTTTCTGTTGAATTCCGCTTAGAAAATAAGCTCCCCATCACCTAGGTCCTGCGCGTTTCGCAAGGGCCTTTTTTATTGTCTAGGCCTCAGCACCTTCCAGTTAATGAAAGTGAGACCTGTCAGGCTGACCACCACATAGATTCAATCATCAAAGGGCGCCCAAAACATTTTTAGCTCTGGTGAATATCCGTCAGTGTTCGTTAATCCTGCATTGGTAAGAAATCCTGTTCCACTGCATTGCCCCTGCCCTCTACTCGATCAATTGAGTCAATAGATTTCATTACATAATTCCTGACATAAATCGCACGTTTTTCTCGACGTTGCTCTTGAACTTTCATGTGACGCAATGTACGAGACAACTCATTCCTGCGCACTCGCCTCCATTGATGCAACAGTTGGTCCCGAAGCGTTCGGTGCCGACGACTCATCAATAAGATTGCATTCTGAGTCCATATTATTCTGAATTTTCTTGTTCAGTTCCTTTTGCTGTAACAACAGTTTGTTGTGTCTCTATCTCTGCCTGGTCAATCGCTATTGCACGCTTTGCACCACCTTGATTAGTCGAGGAGCAATCACGAACTAACAGATCACGATTCATCTATTCGCAGGTCGGACAAACGAAAGCTTGAAATAGTTGACAAATGCACACTGGAGTAGCTAGTACAGATGTACTGCCAGGAAAACATGGCTCCAGCTTCCTCTCCTTATGCCGTTTTTCGTGCGTCTGACTGGAGTCCTGTGGTAGCAGAACCTATTGGACTCGGTCAATGCCTACGTATCCAACCCAAAAAGTACTATCCCCAAAGAGATATTCAGAAGAAAAGCAATGGGAATACCTTGGGGAAGGTTCCCCCAAAAAGTTACGTTCAGCTTGCGTTTGCCTGATATGCCAACACTTCAATTATGTAGGCGACAAGCATTGTCATACTCTTCTCACTTGCCAAGTCAACCAACGACTCATCCCATATGGCGAGCATCTGACTTCACGGTGTCCTCTTTGGATGCCGCGACACGAGAAAGAGATTGGTTGGTGTCCCGAGGCGGCTTAACACTATGAACCCTGAAGGATGGCTTGCTGATCCAAAAGGTATGTGGCTACTGCTCTTTCATAAAGATCCGATGTCTTGGCAGCGATGGCCCAAGTTCTACATGGACAAGTGGAGTGTCACTCCTGTTGGCACTCCTTGCACCTTAAAAAGCAGAAGGAAAGTCGAGTTAGAACCTGCCTTAGAGACGTGGAATGAACTTATTCAAAACGGTTGGAGGAAAGTTAATGACGAATTTGGAGAAGCAGCATGACTAAAGAAGAGCTTGCAATTCACATCACTAGAGCCATGTATAAAGATCGTCGCAATCTTGAGAGCTTCAATGCTTATCAAGCCATCAAGAGCTATTTTCTAGATCTAGAGATGGCTGACTTGATAGGTATAGCCAGTCAATACGGCATCTATGTATCTTAGTTTGAAGGCTTTGATTAACCGCTAATCAGGTCCTATATATCTGTACTAAATAGGCATTGATTGACCAAAGTCTCATGTTCTGCTAGGTGTGGAAGGTAGGAATTCTCACCCTAATGTCTCAGTTAAAGATCAGTGTAAGCGCCAAGGCAGATGCCATGATCGCTCAACTTCAAAAGGAAATTTTCAACAGAAGACGTAAGAAAATCACAGCTGAGGGTGTGGTTGAGTCTTTGGTTGAAAGTGGTGCAAAGTCTCAGTCAGACAAGCGTTTCGCTGCTTCTTGGAAGAACCTCATTAAGGACATCGAGAAGGCTGCAAAAGCTTCTGAGGTTCATGGCAACAAGCCAGCTAATATCAGTGCTGATGAGTGGGCGTTGATTATTTCTCACCGTACTCGTAAAGGAACAACCGCTAAAAAGCCTGCTGCGAAAAAGGCAACAGTGAAGAAGGTTGCCACTAGAAAGCCTGCTGCGAAAAAAGCAGTGTCAAAAAAAGCAGCCCCTAAAGCAGCAGCCAAACCAGCAACTAAACCAGCCGCAGGTAGACCTGCCAGACGTGCAAGAAAAGCAAGGAAGGCAGCACCAGCAGCAGCTTAGGAAATCCCTTAAGTCAGATCCGTAAAAGCGGCTAGAGAGGTGCAATGCCCCTCCCTGACTATTTTGAGAATGGATAATGAAATAGCATTGTCGAGATTGTTTTGATGCCTACGATCCAGAAAGAGGTGATCTTGCACATGGCATATCCCCTGGGACCAAAGTTGAGGAGCTTCCTGCAACTTTGGTGTGCCTTATTTTGTTGCAAAAAAAAGACGATTCAAAGGGATATTGGGTATGGCTAGACTAAATAAAGGCTTTTGGCTTTGGTGTGAGTTTTCTTCTGTAGACACTGAGTACATAATTGAGATTCAAAATAAAGTCCAAAACGAGCTTAGAGGTCCAGAATTCAAAATCCATTTGACCTTGGCTGGTCCATTCGATCAGATCACTCATTCCTCAATCGATGGAATAAGAACCTATTGCAGTCAAAAATCTCCAATTGAGGTCAAACTCTTTAAGTACGACTATCAGGAGAAGTTCTTTCAATCATTTTTTATTGCTGTACTTCAATCAAAAGAATTAGATGGTCTGAGAAATGCAATGTTTAAAATTAATAATCAAAAGCCAACGTATCCCTACTTACCTCATATAAGCCTGGCATATGGCAATTATAAAAAGACAGTCAAAGAGAATTTAATTGCTTCGCTTCCTTGCCTAAACAATTCTATTGACATTGACAAGGTTTCTATTGTTGAGATAGGTGAGGACATAAACCTTTGGAAAGTATCAGAGCGTTTTTCTTTCAGTACTGCGGCTCTCGTTTGAAAGCAATAATTGTTCATGATTTGGTAGCCCAAGGATATTCACGGCAATAAGCTTGGTCATAGTGGACCCTTTGCCATTGTCCTTGAGCTCCATCAATATCAAGCTGATGTGTTCTTACTGAATAGGTGTTTCTAAAGCTATAAATGCCAATGTGTTTAATCTTCGACTCTATCTATATAGGTCAATGATTTTTTGACGTATTCGATCTTCTTCTTAGTGGAACGAAGACTGCTTTTTATTCCAACCTGCGAACACGCTGCCCTAGGCGCATAATTGAATCAGGGATGTTTCCTAAGGGGGTTAGGAGGACCGTAATAAATTAAGCAGAACTGAAACAAGCAAACTAATTGCAACACAACTAACTATTGGGAAATAAAAAGTTGAGTGTTCTCCCTTCAAAATTATGTCTCCTGGCAGTTG comes from Prochlorococcus sp. MIT 1307 and encodes:
- a CDS encoding DUF3764 family protein, coding for MRTTTIVGVAAAAIGVLTGSQLPSGVVSAPISITTFKIKVPFDQWASGFDSKEADQMHKANSIKPLFRGVNIDDPSQVVVIHQSRPGSVEKILSENKKMMEAGGHIMRTTQTTNWVFQ
- a CDS encoding DUF1330 domain-containing protein — translated: MTTELICFFWLGIAALLLNAGLSSQALPLFWLVLPLVARLLLKASIQKLLKGKALTSLRLLNFPSKEVASNTYKKGDYQELSKLRWTNSSDPNITIMNGSISH
- a CDS encoding trigger factor family protein, encoding MSKQALKVKINELADNKVVVDIEVPADRCKSSYEAAIARMGSSIRLPGFRPGKVPKPVIIQQIGITRIKASALEKLIDQVWKEAIAQESIEPVSEAQLKEELQSLVDRFNPNENVSFTLETEVSPAKKKG
- a CDS encoding thermonuclease family protein, whose product is MTAKPYPVPAEATRGYLNGLVTVEEVAIRLANKDRYCRAVVEISMNNVNIQEHLVEKRFARVYKRSADQCP
- a CDS encoding DUF2905 family protein: MSKEENSTFYFPVVSGIAISLLISTP
- a CDS encoding antibiotic biosynthesis monooxygenase family protein; this encodes MPTFDNSTPFILIARIQVKPGKVEEYLELATKTDAAVEASEPGMLHHTFDQDPDNPLCFTWSEVYKNDNAFLAHLANPPVGEYLKGHAKLGDSFTVEVYGTVGNKCKAAMEATGLPLKIFESKCGYSRV
- a CDS encoding DUF1651 domain-containing protein — protein: MNPEGWLADPKGMWLLLFHKDPMSWQRWPKFYMDKWSVTPVGTPCTLKSRRKVELEPALETWNELIQNGWRKVNDEFGEAA
- a CDS encoding 2'-5' RNA ligase family protein → MARLNKGFWLWCEFSSVDTEYIIEIQNKVQNELRGPEFKIHLTLAGPFDQITHSSIDGIRTYCSQKSPIEVKLFKYDYQEKFFQSFFIAVLQSKELDGLRNAMFKINNQKPTYPYLPHISLAYGNYKKTVKENLIASLPCLNNSIDIDKVSIVEIGEDINLWKVSERFSFSTAALV
- a CDS encoding DUF2905 domain-containing protein, encoding MQKLLITLGLGIAAIGVLYPYLRQLGVGQLPGDIILKGEHSTFYFPIVSCVAISLLVSVLLNLLRSS